The Diospyros lotus cultivar Yz01 chromosome 15, ASM1463336v1, whole genome shotgun sequence genome has a window encoding:
- the LOC127792280 gene encoding uncharacterized protein LOC127792280, with translation MANRPRSLPTNSVFVGGSGPSRRPVNRAGDKPNVDRKMQVAEKLVQDIADPNLRENALLELSKKRELFKDLAPLLWWSFGTITVLLQEVISIYHLLTPPKLTPAQSNRACNALALFQCVASHPDTRMLFLKAQIPIYLYPFLNTTTNSRPFEYLRLTTLGVIGALVKVDNTQVVTFLLSTEIVPLCLRSMETGSELSKTVATFIIQKILMDDVGLGYICASADRFYALGKVLGDMVVALAEHPSARLLKHIIRCYLQLTGHRRAFQALQDCLPEMLKDDTFSACLSANPAAKNALEELLETLRGPPPPSPPPDSQATPWGPPPPSPPPESQATPWGPPLPSPPPESQATLRGPPPPSPPPESEGTSGPSSGAPNE, from the exons ATGGCGAACAGGCCTCGCTCGCTTCCTACCAACTCTGTATTTGTCGGCGGCTCCGGGCCATCACGACGGCCTGTCAACCGTGCTGGAGATAAACCAAATGTGGATCGCAAAATGCAAGTGGCCGAGAAGTTGGTGCAGGATATCGCGGACCCTAATCTCAGAGAAAACGCACTTCTTGAGCTCTCCAAG AAGAGAGAGTTATTTAAGGATTTGGCTCCGCTATTGTGGTGGTCATTCGGAACTATAACTGTACTGCTGCAG GAGGTAATTTCCATATACCATCTTTTGACACCACCAAAGCTCACTCCAGCTCAATCAAACCGAGCCTGCAACGCCCTTGCCCTTTTTCAG TGTGTGGCCTCTCACCCAGACACAAGGATGCTGTTCCTCAAAG CTCAAATTCCCATTTACTTGTACCCTTTTCTGAATACAACGACCAACTCAAGGCCGTTTGAGTATCTAAGGCTTACAACCTTAGGTGTCATTGGGGCTCTGGTGAAG GTTGACAATACTCAGGTCGTCACCTTCCTTCTCTCAACAGAAATAGTTCCATTATGCTTGCGTTCAATGGAGACGGGTAGTGAACTGTCAAAAACA GTTGCTACATTTATCATTCAGAAGATTCTAATGGATGATGTGGGCCTGGGATATATTTGTGCTTCAGCAGATAGGTTTTATGCTTTAGGTAAAGTGTTGGGGGATATGGTGGTGGCCCTTGCTGAACATCCTTCGGCACGCCTCCTGAAACACATCATTCGCTGTTATCTTCAACTTACCGGTCACCGCAG GGCTTTCCAGGCACTGCAAGATTGCCTTCCAGAAATGCTGAAGGATGACACTTTCAGTGCTTGTCTGAGT GCCAATCCAGCTGCAAAAAACGCGCTAGAGGAGTTGCTTGAAACTCTCAGGGGACCTCCACCTCCATCTCCTCCACCTGACTCTCAAGCAACTCCCTGGGGACCTCCACCTCCATCTCCTCCGCCTGAGTCTCAAGCAACTCCCTGGGGACCTCCACTTCCATCTCCTCCGCCTGAGTCTCAAGCAACTCTCAGGGGacctccaccaccatctcctCCGCCTGAGTCAGAGGGAACATCTGGTCCAAGTTCTGGGGCACCAAATGAGTAA